A single Candidatus Krumholzibacteriia bacterium DNA region contains:
- a CDS encoding HAD family hydrolase has product MPALRAVLFDLDGVLVDSREAWFRLVNQATRHFCKPDVSREQFEQSWGQGIEADLQQFFPGCAAADVQRFYEAHLLDFDGCMLRRDGARDVLVGLHEAGILRGVVTNTPTCLARDLLAWAGLIGLVDVTVGAGPRIAAKPAPDMVLQACRELELQPRQALLVGDSQCDAEAAAAAAVRFVGFRTERAPAVQELGEILALVGAPPGR; this is encoded by the coding sequence GTGCCCGCACTGCGAGCAGTGCTCTTCGATTTGGACGGCGTCCTGGTCGACTCCCGCGAGGCCTGGTTTCGCCTCGTCAACCAGGCCACCCGTCACTTCTGCAAGCCCGATGTGAGCCGCGAACAGTTCGAGCAATCCTGGGGTCAGGGAATCGAAGCCGACCTGCAACAGTTCTTTCCGGGCTGCGCCGCAGCGGACGTGCAGCGCTTCTACGAGGCGCACCTGCTCGACTTCGACGGGTGCATGCTGAGGCGGGACGGAGCGCGGGATGTGCTCGTGGGCCTGCACGAGGCCGGGATCCTGCGCGGCGTGGTCACCAACACACCCACCTGCCTGGCCCGAGACCTTCTCGCCTGGGCCGGCCTCATCGGCCTGGTGGATGTCACCGTGGGCGCCGGACCGAGGATCGCGGCCAAGCCAGCGCCGGACATGGTGCTCCAGGCCTGCAGGGAACTGGAGCTGCAGCCACGGCAGGCGCTCTTGGTCGGAGATTCGCAATGCGACGCCGAGGCTGCCGCGGCGGCGGCGGTGCGCTTCGTCGGCTTCCGGACCGAGCGCGCCCCGGCGGTGCAAGAACTCGGTGAGATCCTCGCCCTCGTCGGAGCACCGCCGGGACGCTGA